A region of Deinococcus rubellus DNA encodes the following proteins:
- the nspC gene encoding carboxynorspermidine decarboxylase, translated as MTAVAPEFPITLPDVYPADAIPWDTIPSPAFVLDESRLRRNLALISQVQSLSGAQIIVAFKGFSMFSTFPWLREYGVTGATASSLNEALLAKQEMRGEVHVYAPAYSDGEFPALLVLADHLTFNSFSQWERFRPQVVAARAGGKQVSIGIRINPEYAEVETDLYNPAGPFSRLGVTRSNFRSDLLEGVDGLHFHTLCEKDSDTLERTLEVVERNFGEFLPQMQWVNFGGGHLMTREGYDTDRLIRLVRDFRQKWQVDVILEPGSAFGWRTGWLVSTVLDVVENGKQTALMDVSVSAHMPDVLEMPYRPNVLGAGLPGELPHDYLLGGTTCLAGDVIDEYSFDHLLEVGERVIFDDMIHYTMVKTSFFNGVKHPDIGIWHASGEYQIVREFGYDQFKAKLS; from the coding sequence ATGACTGCTGTTGCCCCTGAGTTTCCTATCACCCTGCCCGACGTGTATCCCGCCGACGCCATTCCCTGGGACACCATTCCCAGCCCCGCCTTCGTGCTGGACGAATCGCGGCTGCGGCGCAACCTGGCGCTGATCTCGCAGGTGCAATCGCTCAGCGGCGCGCAGATCATCGTGGCCTTCAAGGGATTCTCGATGTTCAGTACCTTTCCCTGGCTGCGCGAATACGGCGTCACCGGGGCCACCGCCAGCAGCCTGAACGAAGCGCTGCTCGCCAAGCAGGAAATGCGCGGCGAGGTGCACGTCTACGCACCAGCCTATAGTGACGGCGAATTTCCAGCACTGCTGGTCCTGGCCGACCATCTCACCTTCAACTCGTTCTCGCAGTGGGAGCGGTTCAGGCCCCAGGTTGTGGCCGCCCGCGCCGGGGGCAAACAGGTCAGCATCGGTATCCGCATCAACCCCGAATATGCCGAGGTCGAGACCGATCTCTACAACCCGGCGGGGCCGTTCTCACGCCTGGGCGTGACCCGTAGCAACTTCCGCTCCGACCTGTTAGAGGGCGTGGACGGCCTGCATTTCCACACCCTCTGCGAGAAGGATTCCGACACCCTGGAGCGCACCCTGGAAGTTGTGGAGCGCAATTTTGGCGAGTTTTTGCCGCAGATGCAGTGGGTCAACTTCGGCGGCGGCCACCTGATGACCCGCGAAGGCTACGACACCGACCGGCTGATCCGGCTGGTCCGTGACTTCCGCCAGAAGTGGCAGGTGGACGTGATTCTGGAACCGGGGTCGGCCTTCGGCTGGCGGACCGGCTGGCTGGTCAGCACTGTGCTGGACGTGGTGGAGAACGGCAAGCAGACCGCCCTGATGGACGTGTCGGTCAGTGCCCACATGCCCGATGTGCTGGAGATGCCCTACCGTCCGAACGTGCTGGGGGCCGGGCTGCCGGGCGAGTTGCCGCACGACTACCTGCTGGGCGGCACCACCTGTCTGGCAGGCGACGTGATCGACGAATACTCGTTCGACCACCTGCTGGAAGTCGGCGAACGGGTCATCTTCGACGACATGATTCATTACACGATGGTCAAGACCAGTTTCTTCAACGGCGTCAAGCACCCCGACATCGGCATCTGGCACGCGAGCGGCGAGTATCAGATCGTGCGTGAGTTCGGTTACGACCAGTTCAAGGCCAAGCTGAGCTGA
- a CDS encoding Ig-like domain-containing protein, which translates to MTRTLEHGPFPKLEAVQKGGYMRRQMMQTAAALVLVSLSLTACSGSTPAPPPPDPTDTTPPSIVSVTPAGDASGVAKDTNIVVTFSEAMNQASAQAAFQSADLGASTISWDAAGQVMTVNPNADLAYTSTGKTYSFQITDTATDLKGNKLSNPSSTAFKTFRQLSATLALKASTVGEISNSTQVLSGYSDIFAGDFADNTSRRTFLGFDLSSLPMELDPNNILAARLRVYVNQIVGSPFTKLFPPQCSVSICLITGKSVVLEHMFYGNTLIASAYNANPLSNDSRGLTDESPCGGVLICIFKNTTLGWNASDLNSWLKDDLINRATRNNLLEVRVRFPIDTNADSKDDFIKFNNNDKKAQLVVTYLMP; encoded by the coding sequence GTGACCAGAACGCTTGAGCATGGGCCGTTTCCGAAGCTGGAAGCCGTCCAGAAGGGAGGATATATGCGACGCCAGATGATGCAGACCGCCGCCGCGCTGGTATTGGTCAGCTTGAGCCTCACAGCTTGCAGCGGTTCAACGCCCGCTCCGCCCCCACCCGATCCCACCGACACCACCCCGCCAAGCATCGTTTCGGTGACGCCTGCGGGCGATGCCAGCGGAGTCGCCAAGGACACCAACATCGTCGTGACCTTTTCCGAGGCGATGAACCAGGCCAGTGCCCAGGCGGCCTTTCAGTCGGCGGACCTGGGAGCCAGCACCATTTCCTGGGACGCGGCGGGCCAGGTCATGACCGTCAATCCCAATGCGGATCTGGCATACACCAGCACTGGCAAAACCTACAGCTTCCAGATCACCGACACCGCCACCGACCTTAAAGGCAACAAGCTGAGCAACCCCAGCAGCACGGCGTTCAAGACGTTCCGGCAACTCTCGGCCACTTTGGCGCTTAAAGCCAGCACGGTGGGGGAGATCAGCAATAGCACCCAAGTTCTTTCTGGATATAGCGATATTTTCGCAGGCGATTTCGCAGATAATACCAGCAGACGGACTTTCCTCGGATTTGACCTTTCAAGTCTGCCTATGGAGCTCGATCCTAATAATATCTTGGCTGCCCGTCTTAGAGTTTACGTTAATCAGATTGTTGGGTCTCCATTTACTAAACTCTTTCCACCACAATGTAGTGTTAGTATTTGCTTGATTACCGGAAAAAGTGTTGTTCTTGAGCATATGTTCTATGGAAATACCCTAATTGCCTCAGCCTATAATGCCAATCCCTTATCAAACGATTCGCGTGGTCTAACCGATGAGAGTCCTTGTGGCGGCGTGTTGATCTGCATTTTCAAAAACACTACTCTCGGTTGGAATGCCAGCGATCTCAATTCATGGCTTAAGGATGATCTGATTAACCGTGCTACCCGCAATAACCTGCTGGAAGTGCGAGTGCGTTTTCCGATTGATACCAATGCCGATAGCAAAGACGACTTTATCAAATTTAACAATAATGATAAAAAAGCTCAATTGGTCGTCACTTACCTGATGCCCTGA
- a CDS encoding asparaginase, which yields MSAPASRLAIIHTGGTIASRPDPGGAGLTPQQAPPVPDLGPGFATVEAENIQAFNLPSPHITPAHMESLRGLIEDLAPDYGGMVLTHGTDTLEETAFFLHLTLGTPAGVVLTGSMRHAEEPSWDGPGNLYDAAQVALSAQTRGRGPLVVFGGDIFDARTVTKVHTTAVDAFGGYPGPIGRIDHGPAGAALHYFARPEPRPLYRPVRVDARVEVLYAYAGWQGEGYTEAAERADGLVIAALGTGNLPAELLALIEQTCTRTQKPVVIATRTHAGPVLPIYGYPGGGATLLRAGAIPASFLNAHKARILLIVLLGLGLNRAEIAEVFGRGAF from the coding sequence ATGAGCGCACCCGCGTCCCGGCTGGCCATCATTCACACGGGCGGCACCATCGCCAGTCGCCCCGACCCCGGCGGCGCGGGTTTGACGCCGCAGCAGGCCCCGCCGGTTCCCGACCTCGGCCCCGGCTTCGCAACGGTGGAGGCCGAGAACATCCAGGCGTTCAATCTGCCCAGCCCGCACATCACGCCTGCACACATGGAGAGCCTGCGCGGGCTGATCGAGGATCTCGCGCCGGATTACGGCGGCATGGTGCTGACGCACGGCACCGACACGCTGGAAGAAACGGCCTTTTTCTTGCACCTGACGCTCGGCACGCCTGCTGGGGTGGTCCTGACCGGCAGCATGCGCCACGCCGAGGAGCCGAGCTGGGACGGCCCCGGCAATCTCTACGACGCGGCGCAGGTGGCCCTGAGCGCCCAGACGCGGGGGCGCGGCCCACTGGTGGTGTTCGGCGGCGACATCTTCGACGCCCGCACCGTGACCAAGGTGCACACCACGGCGGTGGACGCCTTCGGGGGCTACCCCGGCCCGATTGGGCGCATCGATCACGGGCCAGCCGGGGCGGCGCTGCACTACTTCGCCCGCCCCGAACCGCGCCCGCTTTACCGCCCCGTGCGGGTGGACGCCCGCGTGGAGGTACTCTACGCCTACGCCGGATGGCAGGGCGAGGGCTACACGGAAGCCGCCGAGCGCGCCGACGGGCTGGTGATCGCCGCGCTGGGCACCGGCAACCTGCCCGCCGAACTGCTGGCGCTGATCGAGCAGACCTGCACCCGCACGCAAAAACCCGTCGTCATCGCCACGCGCACCCACGCCGGGCCGGTGCTGCCGATCTACGGCTATCCGGGCGGCGGGGCCACACTGCTGCGGGCCGGGGCAATTCCTGCCAGCTTCCTCAACGCCCACAAGGCCCGCATTCTGCTGATCGTGCTGCTGGGCCTGGGCCTGAACCGGGCCGAGATCGCCGAGGTGTTCGGGCGGGGAGCGTTTTGA
- a CDS encoding glycoside hydrolase family 2 protein, with protein MTYPRPLLRRAHWRALDGAWQLAFSGSPDPQKVNFDQTVQVPYAPESPRSGVHDLGLHPVVWYQQTFTLSGDDLPSAGEQLLLHFGAVDWEARVWANGHFLGEHRGGYTPFTFDVTPALSGQALTEQTLTITVRASDDPHDLAQPRGKQDWQASGQGHGIWYPRTSGIWQTVWLERVPAARLSHLCWTPDVADFSLRLDAEVTPQETGAQLRVTLRCGEEVLMRDTYGLNGPALSRVLRLPDPGIDDARAVYLWSPEHPQLLDATLEVLSAEGEVLDEVHSYTALRSVGSAAGRFLLNGHPYPLRLALDQGYWLEGGMTATDDEYRADVELAKKLGFNGVRKHQKIESPQWLTWCDRLGLLVWEELPSVYAYSPHGIERLTQTWLEVLRRDASHPCIVVWVVFNESWGVPDLPLRAEQRALVQSFYSLTRSLDTSRLVIGNDGWEHVVSDLLTIHDYTDDPQKLLERYGDSQAVARSLHSFRSAGRALTLPEFTNLTAPAVLSEFGGVAYRSGGKKQPGWGYSEAPNAKAFLTHYAALMKAVHACQGLAGFCYTQLTDTYQEINGLTRMDRTPKADLAKLAAATLGHARKPHNPLGYSSSWLRLHVADGELGSDAEDERFSLGEHLTDEPVQ; from the coding sequence ATGACCTATCCCCGCCCCCTGCTGCGGCGCGCCCACTGGAGAGCGCTCGACGGTGCCTGGCAACTGGCCTTTTCCGGCAGCCCAGACCCACAGAAGGTCAACTTCGATCAGACGGTTCAGGTGCCTTACGCGCCGGAGTCGCCCCGCAGCGGCGTTCACGACCTGGGTCTTCATCCGGTGGTGTGGTACCAGCAAACCTTCACGCTCAGCGGCGACGACCTGCCCAGCGCGGGTGAGCAACTGCTGCTGCACTTCGGGGCCGTGGACTGGGAAGCGCGGGTGTGGGCCAACGGGCACTTCCTCGGTGAGCACCGGGGAGGCTATACCCCCTTCACCTTCGACGTGACCCCAGCGCTCTCAGGCCAGGCGCTGACTGAACAGACCCTGACCATCACGGTGCGCGCCAGCGACGACCCGCACGACCTGGCGCAGCCGCGCGGCAAGCAGGACTGGCAGGCGAGCGGTCAGGGCCACGGCATCTGGTATCCGCGCACCAGCGGCATCTGGCAGACGGTCTGGCTGGAACGGGTGCCTGCCGCCCGGCTCTCGCACCTGTGCTGGACGCCGGATGTGGCCGATTTCTCGCTGCGGCTGGACGCCGAGGTGACGCCGCAGGAGACAGGTGCTCAACTCCGCGTGACCCTGCGCTGCGGCGAAGAAGTGCTGATGCGCGACACCTATGGCCTGAACGGCCCGGCGCTGAGCCGCGTCCTGCGACTGCCCGACCCCGGCATTGACGACGCCCGCGCCGTCTATCTGTGGTCGCCCGAGCATCCGCAGCTGCTTGACGCTACCCTGGAAGTGCTCAGCGCTGAGGGCGAGGTGCTCGACGAGGTGCACAGCTACACGGCGCTGCGGAGTGTGGGCAGCGCTGCCGGAAGGTTTTTGCTCAATGGCCACCCCTACCCGCTGCGGCTGGCGCTCGACCAGGGCTACTGGCTGGAGGGCGGCATGACGGCGACGGACGACGAGTACCGCGCCGACGTGGAACTCGCCAAAAAGCTGGGCTTCAATGGCGTTCGCAAGCACCAGAAGATCGAGAGTCCGCAGTGGCTGACCTGGTGTGACCGGCTGGGCCTGCTGGTCTGGGAGGAGTTGCCCAGCGTCTACGCCTACAGCCCGCACGGCATCGAGCGCTTGACCCAGACCTGGCTGGAGGTGCTGCGGCGCGACGCCTCGCACCCCTGCATCGTGGTGTGGGTGGTGTTCAACGAGTCGTGGGGCGTGCCGGACCTGCCACTGCGGGCTGAGCAGCGCGCCCTGGTCCAGAGCTTTTACTCGCTGACCCGCAGCCTCGACACCAGCCGCCTGGTGATCGGCAACGACGGTTGGGAGCATGTGGTGAGCGACCTGCTGACCATCCATGACTATACGGATGATCCCCAGAAACTGCTGGAGCGCTACGGTGATTCGCAGGCGGTGGCGCGCAGCCTGCACAGCTTCCGCTCGGCGGGCCGCGCCCTGACCCTGCCGGAATTCACCAACCTGACGGCCCCCGCCGTGCTGAGCGAGTTTGGCGGCGTCGCCTACCGCAGCGGCGGCAAGAAGCAACCAGGCTGGGGTTACAGCGAAGCGCCCAACGCCAAAGCATTTCTGACCCACTACGCCGCGCTGATGAAGGCCGTCCACGCCTGCCAGGGACTGGCGGGATTCTGCTATACCCAGCTCACCGACACCTATCAGGAAATCAACGGGCTGACCCGCATGGACCGCACCCCCAAGGCCGACCTCGCCAAGCTGGCTGCCGCCACGCTGGGCCATGCCCGCAAGCCCCACAACCCGCTCGGCTACAGCTCAAGCTGGCTGCGCCTGCACGTTGCGGACGGTGAGCTGGGTAGTGACGCGGAGGACGAGCGATTTTCCTTGGGCGAGCACCTGACAGATGAGCCAGTTCAGTAG
- a CDS encoding glycoside hydrolase family 43 protein produces the protein MPMTFRIMAPLLSVSLLAPLLFGPALAGGAGPNASPARSTTVPAPIQSSPVQSSPVQSGSAQSSTGSVFTKTFRNPVLDINFPDPFILRVGNTYHAYATNGGGSNVQYAESRDLIHWTEGKDALPTLPDWALPGLTWAPEVAHLGGQYLLYYTTHDIASDRQCIGVAVSRTPAGPFVPVGNGPIVCQDKLGGSIDPSPFVDGDGRAYLLWKNDGNCCNLPTRLYIQPLSKGGLSLTGQFSVLIQNDLPWEGRVVEAPTLHRQGGLYYLLYSGGAYDSDGYAVGYATSPHLSGPYQKAAAPLLVSRGAVAGPGHQSVFADAGGQTWLVYHAWTAGKIGDQSGYRSLRLDRVNFAGTLVTTTGPTLTPQPVPNVAR, from the coding sequence ATGCCGATGACCTTCCGCATCATGGCCCCACTCCTGAGTGTCTCGCTGCTGGCCCCACTCCTGTTTGGCCCGGCACTGGCGGGCGGTGCAGGCCCCAATGCCAGCCCGGCCCGCAGCACCACTGTGCCAGCGCCGATTCAGTCCAGCCCAGTCCAGTCCAGCCCAGTCCAGTCCGGCTCAGCTCAGTCCAGTACAGGCAGCGTCTTTACCAAGACCTTCCGCAACCCGGTGCTCGACATTAACTTCCCTGACCCCTTCATCCTGCGGGTGGGCAACACCTACCACGCCTACGCCACCAACGGCGGCGGCAGCAATGTGCAGTACGCCGAGAGCCGCGATCTGATCCACTGGACCGAGGGCAAAGACGCGCTGCCGACCCTGCCGGACTGGGCCTTGCCGGGCCTGACCTGGGCACCCGAAGTCGCTCACCTGGGCGGCCAGTATCTGCTCTACTACACGACCCACGACATCGCCAGTGACCGGCAGTGCATCGGTGTGGCGGTGTCGCGCACTCCGGCTGGCCCCTTTGTGCCGGTGGGCAATGGTCCCATCGTCTGCCAGGACAAGCTGGGCGGCAGCATCGACCCCAGCCCCTTCGTGGACGGAGACGGCCGCGCTTATCTGCTGTGGAAAAACGACGGCAACTGCTGCAACCTGCCGACCCGGCTCTATATCCAGCCGCTGAGCAAGGGGGGCCTGAGTCTGACGGGGCAGTTCAGCGTTCTGATCCAGAACGACCTGCCCTGGGAGGGCCGGGTGGTGGAAGCGCCGACGCTGCACCGTCAGGGCGGCCTCTATTACCTGCTCTACTCCGGCGGGGCCTACGACAGTGACGGCTACGCGGTGGGCTACGCCACCAGCCCGCACCTCAGCGGGCCGTATCAGAAGGCTGCCGCCCCGCTGCTGGTCAGCCGGGGTGCGGTGGCGGGGCCGGGCCATCAGTCGGTGTTCGCCGACGCCGGCGGCCAGACCTGGCTGGTGTACCACGCCTGGACGGCGGGCAAGATCGGCGATCAGTCAGGCTACCGGAGCCTGCGGCTGGACAGGGTGAATTTCGCCGGGACCCTGGTCACCACGACCGGCCCGACCCTGACCCCGCAGCCTGTGCCAAACGTGGCGCGCTGA
- a CDS encoding DUF1349 domain-containing protein, with amino-acid sequence MTDWHGMTWLNEPPRWSADQRVLRLWTAQDTDFWRRTHYGFTHDSGHFLGLPAQQTFTAQVRVRGAYTALYDQAGLMLRAGAEHWIKAGVEFVGQQQLSAVVTHGFSDWSVCPVGSPAFFDLKMTRQGDALSVHSRLPDADWSLLRLAYLPPDLAASVGVYACSPQGGGFEVVFSDFALGPAETGALY; translated from the coding sequence ATGACTGACTGGCACGGTATGACCTGGCTCAACGAACCGCCCCGCTGGTCTGCTGATCAGCGGGTCCTGCGCCTGTGGACGGCGCAGGACACCGATTTCTGGCGGCGGACCCACTACGGCTTCACGCACGACAGCGGCCACTTTCTCGGATTACCGGCGCAGCAGACCTTCACGGCGCAGGTGCGGGTGCGCGGCGCATACACGGCGCTCTACGATCAGGCCGGGCTGATGTTGCGGGCGGGCGCTGAGCACTGGATCAAGGCCGGGGTGGAGTTCGTGGGCCAGCAGCAGCTCAGCGCGGTGGTCACGCACGGTTTCAGCGACTGGAGCGTGTGCCCGGTGGGAAGTCCCGCCTTCTTCGACCTCAAGATGACCCGCCAGGGAGACGCCCTGAGCGTGCACAGCCGACTACCGGACGCCGACTGGTCGCTGCTGCGGCTGGCTTATCTGCCGCCGGACCTGGCTGCCAGCGTGGGTGTCTACGCTTGCAGTCCCCAGGGCGGCGGCTTCGAGGTGGTGTTCAGCGACTTCGCACTTGGTCCTGCCGAAACCGGAGCGCTCTACTGA
- a CDS encoding DUF1517 domain-containing protein: MFNSARALALGFRRLLKITALLGLLTLLGLAWAQSGGGFGGRSSGGSSGGSFGGSSSRGGGYSGGGYSGGGYRGPVIINNGGYGGGYGGGYGYGGGGGLSLIPLLLIGAVVLAVFLVMRRSAASGRGGAGSGLLGSFTGNAQAVMVQVIMAEGDDVKRALQAVAQSGDPDTDEGLAQMLQEAALVVLRHPERWVYGDVQRAQGSASSADAQLGAWATQARAAFTDQTTSNYQNRDPRTGYQHKDGPKSKNDVGDLYLAVTLGAAAHVLAQLPPAGTTDAAEVRAALQAISAVGPGDLIRAEVVWSPDAEGEFLSEDEAIMKYPQAKKL; encoded by the coding sequence ATGTTCAATTCCGCTCGCGCCCTGGCGCTTGGTTTCAGACGGCTGCTCAAAATCACGGCCCTACTGGGGCTGCTCACTCTTCTCGGTCTGGCCTGGGCGCAGTCGGGCGGCGGCTTCGGCGGGCGCTCCAGCGGCGGCAGTTCGGGTGGCAGTTTTGGCGGCTCGAGCAGTCGGGGGGGCGGTTATAGCGGGGGCGGGTATTCGGGCGGCGGCTACCGGGGGCCGGTCATCATCAATAACGGCGGCTACGGTGGGGGATACGGTGGCGGCTACGGCTACGGCGGGGGCGGCGGCCTGAGTCTGATTCCTCTGCTCCTGATCGGCGCGGTGGTGCTGGCGGTGTTTCTGGTAATGCGCCGCAGCGCCGCTTCGGGGCGGGGCGGCGCGGGCAGCGGGCTGCTCGGGAGCTTTACCGGCAACGCCCAGGCAGTGATGGTGCAGGTCATCATGGCCGAGGGTGACGATGTGAAACGCGCCCTGCAAGCGGTGGCCCAGAGCGGCGACCCCGACACCGACGAGGGTCTGGCCCAGATGCTTCAGGAAGCGGCCCTGGTGGTGCTGCGCCACCCCGAGCGCTGGGTCTACGGCGACGTGCAGCGCGCCCAGGGCAGTGCCAGCAGCGCCGACGCCCAGCTCGGCGCGTGGGCGACCCAGGCCAGGGCTGCCTTCACTGACCAGACCACCAGCAATTACCAGAACCGCGACCCGCGCACCGGGTACCAGCACAAGGACGGTCCTAAGTCCAAAAACGACGTGGGCGACCTCTACCTGGCCGTCACCCTGGGCGCTGCGGCGCACGTTTTGGCCCAGTTGCCGCCTGCCGGAACCACCGACGCTGCCGAAGTGCGCGCCGCTCTTCAGGCCATTTCCGCCGTCGGCCCCGGTGATCTGATCCGAGCCGAGGTGGTCTGGAGCCCTGACGCTGAGGGCGAATTCCTCAGCGAGGATGAGGCCATCATGAAGTACCCGCAGGCCAAGAAGCTCTAG
- a CDS encoding response regulator, with protein sequence MRKIEILLVEDNPADVMLTEEAFEEARIANRLHVARDGVDALEFLHRQGRYADTPTPDVILLDVNMPRMNGLELLAVLKADPELRRIPVIMLTTSRAEQDVWRSYDLHVNAYIPKPVSVGEFFDVVRTFETFWLAIVALPPHAAP encoded by the coding sequence ATGAGAAAGATCGAAATTCTGCTGGTCGAAGACAATCCTGCCGACGTGATGCTGACCGAGGAAGCCTTCGAGGAAGCCCGCATCGCCAACCGACTGCATGTGGCCCGCGACGGCGTGGACGCCCTTGAGTTTTTGCACCGGCAGGGCCGCTACGCCGACACCCCGACGCCCGACGTGATCCTGCTCGACGTGAACATGCCGCGCATGAACGGACTGGAACTGCTGGCGGTTCTGAAGGCCGACCCGGAGTTGCGGCGCATCCCGGTCATCATGCTGACCACCTCGCGGGCCGAGCAGGACGTGTGGCGCAGCTACGACCTGCACGTCAACGCTTACATCCCCAAGCCGGTCAGCGTGGGCGAATTCTTCGATGTGGTGCGGACCTTCGAGACCTTCTGGCTGGCCATCGTGGCCCTGCCGCCGCACGCCGCACCGTAG